A portion of the Blautia hansenii DSM 20583 genome contains these proteins:
- a CDS encoding APC family permease, with amino-acid sequence MNNHKSEKKIMWYSLAFMAFSTVWGFGNVINGFSEYGGLKAIVSWALIFAIYFVPYALMVGEMGSAFKEAGGGVSSWILETIGPRMAYLAGWTYWIVHMPYISQKPNGAVIATSWAIFRDARISQMDVKLMAVICLALFLFAVWVASKGIGVLNKLTSLAGSTMFIMSILFIIMMIAAPAITGADVMDIEWSVETFMPTFDSKFFLNLSILVFAVGGCEKISPYVNKMKNPAKDFSRGMITLAIMVTVCAVLGTISLGMMFDSNNIPPDLMTNGAYYAFQKLGEYYHVGDFFVVVYALTNLIGQFAVLILSIDAPLRMLLDSADDNYIPKAMFKQNKHGTYTNGHKLVMVIVSLLIIVPAFGIESVDVLVKWLVKVNSVCMPLRYLWVFVAYIALKKAGDKFHAEYRFVKNKTVGIIFGVWCFAFTAFACIGGIYSEDPFQLVMNIVTPFVLIGLGFIMPIIAKRSKNK; translated from the coding sequence ATGAATAACCACAAAAGCGAAAAGAAAATCATGTGGTACAGCCTTGCTTTTATGGCCTTTTCAACAGTATGGGGATTTGGAAATGTTATTAACGGCTTTTCTGAATACGGCGGATTAAAAGCAATTGTTTCATGGGCATTAATTTTTGCCATTTATTTTGTACCATATGCGTTAATGGTTGGTGAAATGGGGAGTGCTTTCAAAGAAGCAGGCGGCGGTGTAAGCTCCTGGATTTTGGAAACAATCGGACCTAGAATGGCTTATCTGGCAGGATGGACCTACTGGATTGTGCATATGCCATATATTTCACAGAAGCCAAACGGCGCAGTTATTGCAACAAGCTGGGCAATCTTCAGAGATGCACGTATCAGTCAGATGGATGTAAAGTTAATGGCAGTTATCTGTCTTGCATTATTCCTGTTTGCTGTGTGGGTTGCATCTAAGGGAATTGGCGTTTTAAACAAACTGACATCTCTTGCAGGCTCTACAATGTTTATCATGTCTATTCTTTTCATCATTATGATGATTGCTGCACCTGCAATTACAGGAGCAGACGTAATGGACATTGAATGGTCAGTAGAAACCTTCATGCCTACATTTGACAGTAAGTTCTTCTTGAACCTGTCTATTCTGGTATTTGCTGTAGGCGGATGTGAAAAGATTTCACCTTATGTAAATAAGATGAAAAATCCTGCAAAGGACTTCTCAAGAGGTATGATTACACTTGCCATCATGGTTACTGTATGTGCGGTATTGGGAACAATCTCATTAGGAATGATGTTTGACTCCAACAATATCCCACCGGACCTTATGACAAACGGTGCTTACTATGCATTCCAGAAATTAGGTGAATATTACCATGTGGGTGATTTCTTCGTAGTAGTTTATGCTCTGACAAATTTAATCGGACAGTTTGCAGTTTTAATTCTGTCTATTGATGCGCCTCTGCGTATGCTCTTAGACAGTGCAGATGATAACTATATTCCAAAAGCTATGTTTAAACAGAATAAACACGGCACTTATACAAATGGACATAAATTAGTTATGGTTATCGTATCTTTACTGATTATCGTTCCTGCATTTGGTATTGAAAGTGTAGACGTATTAGTAAAATGGCTTGTAAAAGTAAACTCTGTATGTATGCCTCTGCGTTACCTTTGGGTATTCGTTGCATATATTGCATTGAAGAAAGCAGGAGACAAATTCCATGCAGAATATCGTTTTGTTAAAAATAAAACTGTTGGTATTATCTTTGGTGTATGGTGCTTTGCATTCACAGCATTTGCCTGCATCGGTGGCATTTACTCAGAAGATCCATTCCAGTTAGTAATGAACATTGTAACTCCATTCGTATTAATCGGACTTGGATTTATCATGCCAATTATTGCAAAACGTTCTAAAAACAAATAA
- a CDS encoding M18 family aminopeptidase, with protein sequence MYQETAKELIQFIENSPTCFHAVASMKEMLEKEGYTELKEADKWEIKKGGNYYVTRNDSSLIAFSVPEGEAKGFRIMASHSDSPCFKIKENPEMTVDNKYVKLNVERYGGMICAPWFDRPLSVAGRVIVKEDGKLVTKLVDVDRDLLMIPNLAIHMNREVNDGYKYNAQKDLLPLFGDIAAKDTFMKTIAEAADVKEENILGHDLFLYNREKGSVWGANEEYVSIGRLDDLQCAFSSLKGFLAGEKKEYIAVHCVLDNEEVGSGTKQGAASTFLYDVLVRANQALGQDYEDYLRYLANSFMVSADNAHAVHPNYTEKADPVNRPYLNEGIVIKHSANQKYCTDGVSAAMFKDLCNEAEVPFQTFTNRSDILGGSTLGNISNTKVALNAVDIGLPQLAMHSPYETVGVKDTEYLIKAATKLFC encoded by the coding sequence ATGTATCAGGAAACAGCAAAAGAACTTATTCAGTTTATCGAAAACAGCCCAACTTGTTTTCATGCAGTGGCTTCCATGAAAGAAATGCTGGAAAAAGAAGGTTATACAGAATTAAAAGAAGCTGATAAATGGGAAATTAAAAAGGGCGGAAATTATTATGTGACAAGAAACGACTCCTCTCTGATTGCATTTTCCGTACCGGAAGGAGAAGCAAAAGGCTTCCGCATTATGGCAAGTCACAGCGACTCTCCATGCTTTAAAATTAAAGAAAATCCGGAAATGACAGTGGACAACAAATACGTGAAATTAAACGTAGAGCGTTACGGCGGTATGATTTGTGCTCCTTGGTTTGACCGTCCGCTTTCCGTAGCAGGCCGTGTAATTGTCAAAGAAGACGGAAAGCTGGTGACAAAGCTGGTTGACGTAGACAGAGATTTACTGATGATTCCAAATCTTGCCATTCACATGAACAGAGAAGTAAATGACGGATACAAATACAATGCACAGAAGGATTTACTTCCGTTATTCGGTGATATTGCTGCAAAAGATACCTTCATGAAAACTATTGCCGAAGCAGCAGATGTAAAAGAAGAAAATATCTTAGGCCATGACTTATTCCTCTACAACAGAGAAAAAGGTTCTGTGTGGGGAGCAAATGAAGAATATGTTTCTATCGGAAGATTAGATGATTTGCAGTGTGCATTTTCATCCTTGAAAGGTTTTCTGGCAGGAGAAAAGAAAGAATACATTGCAGTACATTGTGTACTTGACAATGAAGAAGTGGGAAGCGGTACAAAACAGGGTGCGGCGTCTACTTTCTTATATGATGTGCTGGTTCGTGCAAATCAGGCTCTGGGACAGGATTATGAAGATTATTTAAGATATCTTGCCAACAGCTTTATGGTTTCTGCTGACAATGCTCATGCAGTTCATCCAAACTATACAGAAAAGGCAGACCCTGTAAATCGCCCATACTTAAATGAAGGAATTGTAATTAAGCACAGCGCAAATCAGAAATATTGTACAGACGGTGTTTCAGCAGCAATGTTTAAAGATTTATGTAATGAAGCGGAAGTACCTTTCCAGACATTTACAAATCGCTCTGATATTTTAGGCGGCTCTACACTTGGAAATATTTCCAACACAAAGGTTGCTTTAAATGCAGTGGATATCGGACTTCCACAGCTTGCAATGCACTCTCCTTATGAAACAGTGGGAGTAAAAGATACCGAGTATCTGATTAAAGCGGCAACAAAATTATTCTGTTAA
- a CDS encoding phosphate-starvation-inducible PsiE family protein — protein sequence MKRKLNEIIYTISRYTEIVLSAVMLLVIITLIIPMLYNFIRIPLLDISPEQFTEFLGNALTLLIGVEFVKMLAKHTAENLLEVLMFAIARQMVVEHLNMVETLIGVVAIAVIFAIRKYLLLKAPENKEKTYDKL from the coding sequence ATGAAACGAAAACTAAATGAAATTATCTATACCATATCCAGATACACGGAAATCGTTTTATCTGCGGTAATGCTTCTGGTAATTATTACATTAATTATTCCCATGCTTTATAATTTTATCCGTATTCCGCTTTTGGATATCAGTCCGGAACAATTTACCGAATTTTTGGGAAATGCGCTGACACTTCTCATTGGCGTAGAATTCGTAAAGATGCTGGCAAAGCATACGGCTGAAAATCTTCTGGAGGTTTTAATGTTTGCCATTGCAAGGCAAATGGTAGTCGAACACCTTAATATGGTAGAAACACTTATCGGCGTTGTCGCTATTGCCGTTATCTTTGCAATTCGTAAATATTTGCTTTTAAAAGCTCCGGAAAATAAGGAAAAAACTTACGATAAACTTTAG
- a CDS encoding NlpC/P60 family protein, producing the protein MKKRLACLSLIFAMAATQILPVSAARKDDVQAQKSETQNKLSEAEARANSLEEQKGAIMGQISSSEQELVDVLSQIDILAGEITDKEAEIEKTKEDLVQAEQERDEQYEAMKKRIQYMYENGGSDAWAQILLESDSIASMLSKVENTEKMYAYDRAELKEMKEAVQEVKDLETKLENEKSELETAKEEQEGMKGALQTKIDDLKANATDYEAQIANVKAQAEQYKNLIAQQTAELEQIQAQEEAARKEQEKQQQAQQNNNNSSNNNSNSNKPSNNNSSNTNNNKPSSNKPSNGGGNSKPESQKPSSKPETEKPSTPSYNGSTGAAVVAYAKQFIGNPYVYGGNSLTNGIDCSGFTQQIYGHFGYSLPRTSGAQASSGVRIDYSQHRAGDLIVYPGHVAILTGDGGIVHASNSAPYPKGGIKYTANALYRDYIAVRRIVQ; encoded by the coding sequence ATGAAAAAAAGATTAGCATGTCTGTCATTGATTTTTGCTATGGCAGCTACACAAATTCTTCCAGTTTCCGCTGCAAGAAAAGATGATGTACAGGCTCAGAAATCAGAAACTCAGAATAAACTTTCAGAAGCAGAAGCAAGAGCAAATAGTCTTGAAGAGCAGAAGGGCGCTATTATGGGACAGATTAGTTCCTCTGAACAGGAATTAGTAGACGTTCTTTCTCAGATTGATATTCTTGCCGGAGAAATTACAGATAAAGAAGCAGAAATTGAAAAAACAAAAGAAGATCTTGTACAGGCAGAGCAGGAAAGAGACGAACAGTACGAAGCAATGAAGAAAAGAATTCAGTACATGTACGAAAATGGCGGAAGCGATGCTTGGGCACAGATTTTATTAGAGTCTGATAGTATTGCATCTATGTTATCCAAAGTGGAAAACACAGAAAAGATGTATGCTTATGACAGAGCAGAGCTGAAAGAAATGAAAGAAGCTGTTCAGGAAGTTAAAGATTTAGAAACAAAATTAGAAAATGAAAAATCTGAATTAGAAACTGCCAAAGAAGAACAGGAAGGCATGAAAGGCGCTCTTCAGACTAAGATTGACGACTTAAAAGCAAATGCAACTGACTATGAAGCACAGATTGCAAATGTAAAAGCACAGGCTGAACAGTATAAAAACCTGATTGCACAGCAGACAGCAGAGCTTGAACAAATTCAGGCACAGGAAGAAGCGGCAAGAAAAGAACAGGAAAAACAGCAGCAGGCTCAGCAGAATAATAATAACAGTAGTAACAATAACAGCAATAGTAATAAACCATCAAATAATAACAGTAGTAATACAAATAATAATAAACCAAGCAGTAATAAGCCGAGCAATGGTGGAGGAAACTCAAAGCCAGAGAGCCAGAAACCATCATCTAAACCAGAAACAGAGAAACCATCCACACCATCTTATAATGGTTCAACAGGTGCAGCAGTTGTAGCCTATGCAAAACAGTTTATCGGAAATCCTTATGTATACGGCGGAAACAGCTTAACAAATGGTATTGACTGCTCCGGATTTACACAGCAGATTTACGGACACTTCGGATACAGCCTTCCACGTACAAGTGGTGCACAGGCAAGCTCCGGTGTAAGAATTGATTATTCCCAGCATCGTGCAGGAGATTTAATTGTATATCCCGGACATGTGGCAATCCTTACAGGAGACGGCGGAATTGTACATGCTTCCAACAGCGCTCCATATCCAAAGGGTGGTATTAAATATACTGCAAACGCATTATACAGAGATTACATTGCAGTTAGAAGAATTGTTCAGTAA
- a CDS encoding response regulator transcription factor, producing the protein MKEEKKILIVEDDTDINNLLFTALKKQGYTATQAFSGTEAKMLLKMENFALILLDLMLPGISGEEVLEFIKEQGNSAVIILTAKDTLDDKVNLLIAGADDYITKPFEIQEVLARVQVQLRRSVQEGNSNVLSHKQMVLDREKFQIKVEGQLMGKITKQEFSILELLLKHPKQVFSKEDIFEYAWEEPYMGETKTLDVHISNIRKKIKEVTKEEYIETVWGIGYRLQQ; encoded by the coding sequence ATGAAAGAAGAAAAGAAAATCTTAATTGTAGAAGATGATACAGATATTAATAATCTGCTTTTTACAGCTCTAAAGAAGCAGGGATACACTGCCACACAGGCGTTTTCCGGAACGGAAGCAAAAATGCTGCTGAAGATGGAAAATTTTGCATTGATATTGTTAGATTTAATGCTGCCGGGCATATCGGGAGAGGAAGTTTTGGAATTTATAAAAGAGCAGGGAAACAGCGCAGTAATTATTTTGACGGCAAAGGACACACTTGACGATAAGGTAAACCTTTTAATTGCGGGAGCGGATGATTATATTACAAAGCCTTTTGAAATACAGGAGGTATTGGCAAGGGTTCAGGTGCAGCTTCGCCGCAGTGTTCAAGAGGGAAACAGCAACGTGCTTTCTCATAAACAAATGGTGCTGGACAGAGAAAAATTTCAGATAAAAGTAGAGGGACAACTGATGGGGAAAATTACAAAGCAGGAATTTTCTATATTAGAACTGTTGTTAAAGCATCCGAAACAGGTATTCAGCAAGGAAGATATCTTTGAATATGCTTGGGAAGAGCCATATATGGGAGAAACAAAAACTTTAGATGTGCACATCAGCAATATTCGGAAAAAGATAAAAGAAGTTACAAAGGAAGAATATATTGAAACAGTATGGGGAATTGGATATCGCTTACAACAGTAA
- a CDS encoding ABC transporter ATP-binding protein, whose product MSEYLLQTRGLTKQYGRHKAVENVDIHVKKGAIYGFIGRNGAGKSTCLKMVSGLSRPTAGEIEFFGYSGKELKDLRSRIGCLIEMPGLYGNMTAYQNLKIKCEMLGINKKGYVEDILKTVGLEKTGRKKTKHFSLGMKQRLGIGLALVGEPDLLVLDEPINGLDPQGIVEVRDTIQKLRDERNMTILISSHVLEELSKLATHYGIIHNGSLLQELSQEELIKRCSERMELELDYPEQALPILDKMGFTNYQVMDKHRIYIFERLEESALLNMELAKAGIFVRGIAITSEDLESYFLNLTGGAQHA is encoded by the coding sequence ATGAGTGAATATTTGTTACAAACCAGAGGTCTGACAAAACAATATGGGCGTCATAAAGCAGTGGAAAATGTGGATATCCACGTGAAAAAGGGTGCAATTTATGGATTTATAGGAAGAAACGGAGCAGGAAAGAGTACTTGTCTGAAAATGGTAAGCGGACTTTCACGTCCTACCGCAGGTGAGATTGAATTTTTTGGTTATTCAGGGAAGGAATTGAAAGACCTTCGTTCTAGAATTGGTTGTTTAATTGAGATGCCCGGATTATACGGCAATATGACAGCTTATCAAAATCTGAAAATAAAATGCGAAATGCTGGGAATTAACAAAAAAGGATATGTAGAAGATATCTTGAAAACCGTAGGACTGGAAAAAACAGGAAGAAAAAAAACAAAACATTTTTCACTGGGAATGAAACAGCGTTTAGGCATTGGGCTGGCGCTGGTGGGAGAACCGGATTTGCTGGTTTTAGATGAGCCTATTAACGGCCTTGATCCACAGGGAATTGTGGAAGTTCGGGACACCATACAGAAGCTTCGTGATGAGAGAAATATGACTATTTTAATTTCCAGTCATGTATTAGAGGAGCTTTCAAAGCTGGCAACCCATTACGGAATTATTCATAATGGAAGCTTATTGCAGGAACTCAGTCAGGAAGAATTGATAAAACGCTGCTCCGAACGTATGGAGCTGGAATTGGATTATCCGGAACAGGCGCTTCCTATCTTAGATAAAATGGGATTTACCAACTATCAGGTCATGGACAAGCATCGTATTTATATTTTTGAACGATTGGAAGAAAGCGCTCTTTTAAATATGGAGCTGGCAAAAGCGGGGATTTTCGTAAGAGGAATTGCAATTACCAGTGAAGATTTGGAAAGCTATTTTTTAAACCTGACAGGAGGTGCTCAGCATGCTTAA
- a CDS encoding ABC transporter permease, translating to MLKLIKMDLYRMFHTKAFYIIWIILGAAVIFSTTMSKEDYQYMQEEAAKGQLETVSEEGTLNFGLSVSLPTKPEEKVTIFDQIFANMQSKFIALFLVIFTVLFSTADLTSGYIKNIGGQVKDRGSLILSKAIVLLLYTVLTLFLYLGIQAVCQYAVFGASKWGNMEMFWRYFGTETVLHYSLVLLCMAMAIILKSNMLSMTLSVCMCLNVLILVYSLVDKVLHDMGVKNFSFIEHTVSGKISLLSMTPKASECVNALGIAGVFGILAIFLTVLVFRRRDI from the coding sequence ATGCTTAAACTGATTAAAATGGATTTATATCGAATGTTTCATACAAAGGCTTTTTATATTATTTGGATTATTCTTGGGGCAGCTGTTATTTTTTCAACTACGATGTCAAAGGAAGACTATCAATATATGCAAGAGGAAGCGGCAAAGGGACAATTAGAAACCGTGTCAGAGGAAGGAACGCTGAATTTTGGATTAAGTGTTTCGCTACCTACAAAGCCAGAAGAAAAAGTAACAATCTTTGACCAGATTTTTGCCAATATGCAGTCAAAATTTATTGCCCTGTTTCTGGTGATTTTTACTGTATTGTTTTCCACAGCGGATCTTACAAGCGGATATATTAAGAACATTGGAGGACAGGTAAAGGATAGAGGGAGTCTTATTCTTTCAAAGGCGATTGTATTGTTGCTTTATACAGTCTTGACATTATTTTTATACCTTGGTATACAGGCAGTTTGTCAGTACGCAGTATTCGGAGCGTCAAAATGGGGAAATATGGAGATGTTCTGGAGATATTTCGGGACAGAAACGGTTCTTCATTATAGTTTGGTTTTACTTTGCATGGCAATGGCAATTATTTTAAAAAGTAATATGCTTAGTATGACCTTATCTGTCTGTATGTGTCTGAATGTACTTATTTTGGTATACAGTCTTGTAGATAAGGTCTTACATGATATGGGAGTGAAAAACTTCAGCTTTATTGAGCATACAGTCAGCGGAAAGATTTCTCTGCTTTCTATGACGCCGAAGGCTTCTGAATGCGTAAACGCACTGGGAATAGCCGGAGTATTTGGAATTTTGGCGATTTTTCTGACGGTTTTGGTATTTCGAAGGAGAGATATATAG
- a CDS encoding sensor histidine kinase, with the protein MKFWIGILIFILLLQTYFLVKMQRQIGDICRQLAFLMKHDSNMMITANMKTGGFEKLVSLLNELFQMRRKEQREFKEKEQMIADTYTNLSHDIRTPLTSLNGYFQLMESASAEEQKHYMKVIQERIESLKEMLEELFMFTKLKNDSFVLELKTCCINRILKNTIFSYYDDWSGRGILPEISLPEKQLYMEGNEAGLKRVLQNIIKNGMDHGQEKIKVQLFEKEEKICLWICNEVTNPEEIDVSKVFQRFYKADGARSKNSSGLGLSIAQEFVLRMKGEIHAELSGNEFWVKVSFPQKNSNL; encoded by the coding sequence ATGAAATTCTGGATTGGAATTTTAATTTTTATTCTTTTATTACAAACTTATTTTTTAGTAAAAATGCAGCGGCAGATAGGGGATATCTGCCGCCAGCTTGCGTTTCTGATGAAACATGACAGTAATATGATGATTACCGCAAATATGAAAACAGGCGGTTTTGAAAAATTAGTAAGTCTGTTAAACGAGTTGTTTCAAATGCGAAGAAAAGAACAACGGGAATTTAAGGAAAAGGAACAGATGATTGCGGATACCTATACAAATTTATCCCATGATATTCGCACGCCCCTGACTTCTCTTAACGGTTATTTTCAGCTCATGGAAAGTGCAAGTGCGGAAGAACAGAAGCATTACATGAAGGTAATACAGGAGAGAATTGAAAGCTTAAAGGAAATGCTGGAAGAATTATTTATGTTTACAAAGCTGAAGAATGACAGCTTTGTTTTAGAATTAAAAACCTGTTGCATCAACCGCATTTTAAAGAATACCATTTTTTCTTATTACGATGACTGGTCAGGGAGGGGGATTTTGCCTGAAATCAGCTTGCCTGAAAAACAGCTTTATATGGAGGGGAACGAAGCCGGATTAAAGCGGGTGCTTCAGAATATTATTAAAAATGGTATGGATCATGGGCAGGAAAAGATAAAGGTGCAGCTTTTTGAAAAAGAAGAAAAGATTTGTCTCTGGATTTGCAATGAGGTGACAAATCCGGAAGAAATCGACGTATCCAAAGTATTTCAGAGATTTTATAAAGCAGATGGGGCAAGGAGTAAAAATTCCAGCGGATTGGGGCTTTCCATTGCACAGGAATTTGTTCTTAGAATGAAGGGGGAAATTCATGCGGAACTTTCCGGAAATGAGTTCTGGGTGAAGGTGAGTTTTCCGCAAAAAAATAGTAATCTATAA
- the dinD gene encoding DNA damage-inducible protein D, which translates to MDKRKMEQIRQKYDLVIHINEEADVEFWYARELMSLLGYDRWENFDKAVGRAIESCKTSGIEVSDHFREVTKMITIGKGGKRKVKDYMLTRYACYLIAQNGDPKKEEIAFAQSYFAVQTRKQELIEERISLIERTQARGRLKEAEKRLSQNIYERGVDDAGFGRIRSKGDRALFGGYSTQEMKSKLGVKENRPLADFLPTLTIAAKNLATEMTNYNVEEKDLQGEKAITDEHVQNNSTIRDMLGQRGIKPENLPPSEDIKKLERRVKSQEKKLASKAGKLPSLDEKL; encoded by the coding sequence ATGGATAAAAGAAAAATGGAACAAATTCGTCAAAAATATGATTTGGTTATACATATCAACGAGGAAGCAGATGTTGAATTTTGGTATGCAAGAGAGCTTATGAGTTTGCTGGGATATGACCGTTGGGAGAATTTTGACAAAGCGGTTGGTCGTGCAATAGAGTCTTGTAAGACATCGGGAATAGAGGTATCGGATCATTTTCGTGAGGTCACGAAAATGATAACAATAGGTAAAGGTGGAAAAAGAAAAGTTAAAGACTATATGCTTACTCGTTATGCTTGCTATCTTATTGCCCAAAACGGTGATCCTAAAAAGGAAGAAATTGCTTTTGCTCAAAGTTACTTTGCGGTTCAGACAAGAAAGCAAGAGCTTATTGAGGAGCGTATTTCTTTGATAGAAAGAACACAAGCAAGAGGAAGATTAAAAGAAGCGGAAAAGAGATTATCACAAAATATTTATGAGCGTGGTGTTGATGATGCGGGTTTTGGACGTATTCGTTCTAAAGGTGATAGAGCATTATTTGGCGGATATTCTACGCAGGAAATGAAAAGCAAGCTTGGAGTAAAAGAGAACAGACCACTTGCAGATTTTCTTCCTACACTTACCATTGCAGCTAAGAATTTGGCAACTGAAATGACAAATTACAATGTTGAAGAAAAAGACTTACAAGGTGAAAAAGCAATCACGGATGAACATGTTCAAAATAACTCTACAATTAGAGATATGCTTGGTCAAAGAGGAATTAAGCCTGAAAATTTGCCACCGTCAGAAGATATTAAAAAATTGGAAAGAAGAGTTAAATCTCAAGAAAAAAAGCTTGCATCGAAAGCGGGAAAATTGCCGAGTTTAGATGAAAAATTATAA
- a CDS encoding DUF134 domain-containing protein, whose product MARPQKLRCICSKPKVTGLIPEGCPGSGNINLTYDEYEVIRLLDYIKLTQEQCAEKMNISRPTVTRIYNEARQKIADVLVNGQRLTISGGDVTVCEEMRPECAGKKYCCHR is encoded by the coding sequence ATGGCCAGACCGCAGAAACTCAGATGCATTTGTTCAAAGCCCAAAGTGACAGGTTTAATACCGGAGGGATGTCCGGGAAGTGGAAATATTAACCTCACTTATGACGAATATGAGGTTATTCGCCTTTTGGACTATATAAAACTGACACAGGAGCAATGTGCAGAAAAAATGAACATTTCCCGTCCCACAGTAACCCGCATTTACAACGAGGCAAGACAGAAAATTGCAGATGTGCTGGTAAATGGACAACGGCTGACAATCAGCGGAGGTGACGTTACCGTATGTGAAGAAATGCGTCCGGAATGTGCAGGAAAGAAATATTGTTGTCACAGATAG